The following coding sequences are from one Arachis hypogaea cultivar Tifrunner chromosome 7, arahy.Tifrunner.gnm2.J5K5, whole genome shotgun sequence window:
- the LOC112701722 gene encoding probable serine/threonine-protein kinase WNK11, with product MPASAGNSNTYDREGEPFVEVDPTGRFGRYEDLLGYGAVKKVYRAFDQEEGIEVAWNQVRLRNFSDDLVLINRLHSEVELLRNLSNKYIIVCYSVWKDNDRQNINFITEVCTSGNLREYRKKHRHVSIKALKKWSKQVLEGLEYLHTHDPCIIHRDLNCSNIFVNGNIGQVKIGDLGLAAIVGRSHAAHSILGTPEYMAPELYEEDYTEMVDIYSFGLCVLEMVTMEIPYCECDSVAKIYKKVTMGIKPQSLNKVTDPEMKAFIEKCIAQPRARPSATDLLKDPFFSELNNDEE from the exons ATGCCTGCTAGTGCTGGGAACTCAAACACCTATGATAGAGAAGGGGAACcgtttgttgaagttgatccaactGGCCGGTTCGGCCGTTACGAAGATCTGCTTGGTTATGGCGCCGTGAAGAAGGTTTATAGGGCCTTTGATCAAGAAGAAGGCATTGAGGTTGCTTGGAATCAAGTTCGACTGCGGAATTTCAGTGATGATCTTGTTTTGATAAACAGGCTTCACTCTGAGGTTGAGTTGCTTAGAAACTTGAGCAACAAGTATATCATTGTTTGTTATAGTGTTTGGAAAGACAATGATCGCCAGAACATCAATTTCATCACTGAGGTTTGCACTTCTGGCAATTTGAGGGAATACCGGAAGAAGCACCGCCATGTTTCCATTAAGGCGTTGAAGAAGTGGTCGAAACAAGTCCTTGAAGGGCTGGAGTATCTTCATACTCATGATCCCTGCATTATACACAGAGATCTCAATTGTAGCAACATCTTTGTCAATGGGAACATTGGACAG GTGAAAATTGGTGATCTAGGATTGGCGGCGATAGTGGGGCGGAGCCATGCAGCGCATTCAATTTTAGGGACACCAGAGTATATGGCACCGGAGCTGTATGAGGAAGATTACACTGAGATGGTGGACATATACTCTTTTGGGTTGTGTGTGCTTGAGATGGTTACAATGGAGATACCCTATTGTGAATGTGACAGTGTAGCCAAGATTTACAAAAAGGTTACAATGGGAATTAAGCCTCAATCCTTGAACAAAGTCACAGACCCAGAGATGAAGGCATTCATTGAAAAGTGCATAGCACAGCCAAGGGCAAGGCCTTCAGCCACTGATCTCCTTAAGGACCCTTTCTTTTCTGAACTCAACAATGATGAAGAATAA
- the LOC112701723 gene encoding pentatricopeptide repeat-containing protein At4g19191, mitochondrial-like encodes MIIYPVAVTVTPFMNRFSNFSILSFWNSNIREAVNGGHAQKALLLFRQMKQTGVTPNGSTFPFVAKACARISCLWNSQIIHAHVAKSCFQCNVFVQTAMVDMYMKCGHLEDAHHVFVGMPTRDIASWNAMLAGFSHRSFVDRFFCLLREMRYSGIHPDSVTVLFLIQSVLELKNPNVVKAVHCFAIRIGVHIDVSVANTLIAVYAKCGDLCSAEIVFDEIGSDIRSVISWNSMIAAYANFEKYDKAVYCYTGMLGCGLLPDISTILNLLSACVQPKALFQGLIIHSHAIQLGCDADLCVLNTLISMYSKCGDVHSARLLFDGMSIRTCVSWTGMISGYAEKGYMDEALTLFNTMEATGENPDLVTVLALISGCGQTGSLELGKWIDNYSINKGLKENIVVCNALIDMYAKCGSLSNAKELFYSMANKTIVTWTTLITACALSGDVKDALDLFLVMVQMGMKPNHITFLAVLQDCAHGGLLERGLECFNMMTQKYGIRPGIDHYSCMVDLLGRKGQLREALGIIECMPVEPDAGIRSALLSACKLHAKMEMGKYVSERLFQLEPNVAVPYVELANIYASAGMWDGVAAIRRKMKYLQVRKCPGQSIIQVSGKTHIFTVEDRHHPEALYIYDILDGLTSHSRQAQLTNSCLKISR; translated from the coding sequence ATGATCATCTATCCTGTTGCTGTTACTGTTACACCATTTATGAATCGTTTCTCGAATTTCTCAATCCTTTCCTTCTGGAACTCCAATATAAGAGAAGCTGTGAATGGAGGCCATGCACAAAAAGCCCTACTTCTTTTCCGCCAAATGAAGCAAACTGGAGTTACACCCAACGGTTCTACCTTTCCCTTTGTTGCAAAAGCCTGTGCCAGAATTTCCTGTCTCTGGAACTCCCAAATAATCCATGCCCATGTTGCCAAATCCTGCTTTCAGTGCAATGTTTTTGTGCAAACCGCAATGGTTGATATGTACATGAAATGTGGTCATTTGGAAGATGCACACCATGTGTTTGTTGGAATGCCCACTAGGGATATTGCTTCTTGGAATGCAATGCTTGCAGGTTTTTCTCACAGGAGTTTTGTTGACAGGTTTTTCTGTCTACTGCGTGAGATGAGGTATAGTGGGATTCATCCTGATTCAGTCACTGTCTTGTTCTTGATTCAGTCTGTTTTGGAATTGAAAAACCCAAATGTTGTGAAGGCAGTGCATTGTTTTGCGATTCGAATTGGAGTTCATATCGATGTTTCTGTGGCTAACACTTTGATTGCTGTGTATGCTAAATGTGGTGACTTGTGCTCAGCAGAGATAGTATTTGATGAAATTGGCAGTGATATTAGGTCTGTCATCTCATGGAATTCTATGATTGCAGCATATGCAAATTTTGAAAAGTATGACAAGGCTGTTTATTGTTACACAGGGATGCTTGGTTGTGGGCTTTTGCCTGATATTAGTACAATCCTCAATTTGCTTTCAGCATGTGTGCAACCCAAAGCACTATTTCAAGGTCTGATAATTCATTCTCATGCAATTCAGTTAGGTTGTGATGCTGATTTGTGTGTGCTGAATACTCTTATTTCTAtgtattctaagtgtggggatgttCATTCTGCAAGATTATTGTTTGATGGCATGTCTATCAGAACTTGTGTTTCATGGACTGGAATGATTAGTGGGTATGCGGAGAAAGGATATATGGATGAGGCATTAACCTTGTTTAATACAATGGAAGCAACAGGTGAAAATCCAGATTTAGTTACTGTGCTTGCTTTGATTTCAGGTTGTGGTCAAACAGGATCTCTTGAACTTGGAAAATGGATTGATAATTACTCTATTAACAAAGGGTTGAAAGAAAATATTGTAGTTTGTAATGCACTAATTGACATGTATGCAAAGTGTGGAAGTCTTAGCAATGCTAAGGAGCTTTTCTATTCTATGGCTAACAAAACTATCGTCACCTGGACAACTCTGATTACTGCTTGTGCTTTGAGTGGAGATGTTAAGGATGCTTTGGACCTGTTTCTTGTGATGGTGCAGATGGGAATGAAACCAAACCACATAACATTTCTTGCTGTTCTCCAAGATTGTGCTCATGGAGGTTTACTTGAAAGAGGATTGGAGTGCTTCAACATGATGACACAAAAGTATGGTATAAGACCTGGTATAGACCATTATTCATGTATGGTTGATCTCCTTGGTCGTAAGGGACAACTGAGAGAAGCTTTAGGAATTATTGAATGTATGCCGGTTGAACCTGATGCTGGCATACGGAGTGCATTGCTGTCTGCATGcaaactacatgctaagatggaGATGGGCAAATACGTCTCGGAGCGGCTATTTCAATTGGAACCCAATGTGGCAGTTCCTTACGTGGAGTTGGCTAACATATATGCATCAGCTGGGATGTGGGATGGAGTTGCAGCTATAAGAAGAAAGATGAAATATCTTCAAGTGAGAAAATGTCCTGGACAGAGCATTATCCAAGTGAGTGGCAAAACTCATATCTTTACAGTTGAAGATAGACATCACCCTGAAGCCTTGTATATATATGACATACTAGATGGCTTGACTTCTCATTCTAGACAAGCCCAACTaacaaattcatgtcttaaaaTAAGTAGGTAG
- the LOC112701721 gene encoding uncharacterized protein has translation MLQSPGHSPLHLSSPSPSPSLQNPNPNTSTSSSSAAIAPRLPPKNPTVLDEDTYVEALEKIIERDYFPDISKLRDRLDWLEAIKTGDPVQIRDAQLKIIERRRGGSDVPKVTGSEFRSTVTPGSTFMRNFTPFDEFDVKTPKTQRFDVGDEENNKSDGGGGGGVDTSLGLDQFLWRYTSEDNHSFSKILEKVNRKRKERVGYLTEGENKDDVKGIEDAKRERITDGYGTSYQPPSTLEGWNYTAKNLLMYHPADKGEVPLTEEERAVRIKGMTKEISRANTRFHGKTLDSRPRDDGTVEVLYTPVAGATPAPMSLREGDKLKKYDLEDLRKTPNPFYMESAKKAENGYSFVKTPSPAPGVDESPFITWGEIEGTPLRLDPEETPIDIGGSADGPHYKIPSAPARDAKAHSLSREAARKIRERSKMFQKPPLASPVRGGSASPSMRTLSPAAQKFVRNAIAKSSTSVDESLRASYRGSSPALATPRSVSRSVSRFGRDGSTVSRSPSVREGSNPPW, from the coding sequence ATGCTTCAATCACCAGGCCACTCGCCCCTCCACCTCTCTTCCCCAtccccttctccctctctgcaaaaccctaaccctaacactTCAACTTCGTCATCTTCTGCAGCAATCGCACCCAGACTCCCTCCCAAGAACCCCACAGTACTCGATGAAGATACGTACGTTGAAGCCCTCGAGAAGATCATCGAACGCGACTACTTTCCCGACATCTCCAAGCTCCGAGATCGCCTCGATTGGCTCGAAGCCATCAAGACCGGTGATCCAGTCCAAATCCGTGACGCGCAGCTCAAGATCATCGAGCGCCGCCGTGGTGGCTCCGACGTTCCTAAGGTAACCGGTTCTGAATTTAGATCCACTGTCACCCCTGGCTCCACTTTCATGAGAAATTTCACACCTTTTGATGAATTCGATGTTAAAACACCCAAGACGCAACGTTTTGATGTTGGTGATGAAGAGAATAATAAGagcgatggtggtggtggtggtggggttGATACTTCTTTGGGGCTTGATCAGTTTTTGTGGAGGTATACGAGTGAGGATAATCACAGCTTCTCGAAGATTCTGGAGAAGGTGAATAGGAAGAGGAAAGAGAGGGTTGGGTATTTGACGGAAGGTGAGAACAAAGATGATGTGAAAGGTATCGAGGATGCTAAGAGAGAGAGGATAACTGACGGGTATGGAACATCTTATCAGCCTCCTAGTACATTGGAGGGATGGAACTATACGGCGAAGAATCTGTTGATGTATCATCCTGCTGATAAGGGTGAGGTTCCATTGACTGAAGAGGAAAGAGCTGTTAGAATTAAGGGCATGACGAAGGAGATAAGTCGTGCAAATACTAGGTTCCATGGTAAAACATTGGATTCTAGGCCGAGAGATGATGGAACTGTTGAGGTGTTGTATACGCCTGTTGCAGGTGCTACTCCTGCCCCAATGTCTCTTAGGGAAGGGGACAAGTTAAAGAAGTATGATCTGGAAGATTTGAGGAAGACTCCGAACCCGTTCTATATGGAATCTGCAAAGAAGGCTGAGAATGGCTATAGCTTTGTTAAGACTCCTTCTCCTGCGCCGGGTGTTGATGAATCCCCGTTTATCACTTGGGGAGAGATAGAAGGGACACCGTTGAGGTTGGACCCAGAGGAAACACCAATTGATATTGGTGGTAGTGCAGATGGACCACATTATAAGATTCCTTCAGCGCCTGCTAGAGATGCAAAAGCGCATTCCCTTTCTAGGGAGGCTGCAAGGAAGATTAGGGAGAGGTCGAAGATGTTTCAAAAACCGCCATTGGCTTCGCCTGTTAGAGGTGGAAGTGCTAGTCCAAGCATGCGGACGCTTTCTCCCGCCGCTCAGAAGTTTGTAAGGAATGCAATTGCAAAGTCCTCTACCTCGGTTGATGAATCGCTTCGCGCAAGTTACCGTGGTTCTAGTCCTGCCTTGGCTACTCCTAGAAGCGTTAGTAGAAGTGTGTCAAGGTTTGGTAGGGATGGGAGTACTGTTTCTAGGTCTCCATCCGTTAGAGAGGGTTCTAATCCTCCTTGGTAA
- the LOC112701720 gene encoding BTB/POZ domain-containing protein At5g48130 — MCFGDKPHQIQLLPMLLLSALYTPTIIQIIHFSDSTFTLILSMEIASSKDCSSSVASSPYSSPNIGALLKIKVITWSQETGLPVSVRVWVKDKMFNLHKFPLASKSGYLKRKLKDTHEVELPENFPGGPETFEMIALFIYGTSTLIDPFNVAALRCAAEFLEMTEDYCTGNLCERLDLYLNQVVLQSWDDTLISLQRCQILLPWSEDLLIVSRCIEALAFMACMEILDPERRRDTPVVTLDELASQSWSCEIVSQQDLWMKDLIALPFDFFKRVIGSLRRQGMKEKYVSPILVFYANKWLLSNKSLPFSGEKSSDDNDINRTSMILQGIIDLLPMGDKASKVIPVGFYFALLSRSLEYGLRNGSKAKLQSQITALLHFAQVEDFLVPESGTTAMSSSIELATMENMVSAYVAASNSHMNRPPDARNFAVAELWDAYLSNVAPDPEMDPKRFMELIERVPPSYRQNHYQLYRAINTFLKTHPDTSQDDKGLVCKYLDCQRLSQEACIEAVQNELMPLRLIVQALFVQQLNTHRAFKECSDSFRYAQCGDLSGSLSSQNLVESPYTDGPELHSSRPLSIVMRNFKFSTAEYESTSFRIQNLEQELMSLKRSLQLHNIVTTKKAEETSQKLKPCGLETRSFSKKRNHIGQATSCIGSLNFASQRRYASRLLKLFRRITLFGTRKLKKKPGNS; from the exons ATGTGTTTTGGGGACAAACCTCACCaaattcaacttcttccaatgcTCCTACTTTCTGCTCTATATACTCCTACAATAATTCAGATTATTCACTTCAGTGACTCAACATTCACATTGATTCTAAGCATGGAAATTGCAAGTTCAAAAGATTGCTCCTCATCAGTGGCTTCTAGTCCTTACTCTTCACCCAACATTGGTGCCTTGCTCAAGATCAAGGTCATTACATG GAGCCAAGAAACTGGTTTACCTGTCTCTGTCAGAGTTTGGGTTAAAGATAAGATGTTCAACCTACACAAG TTTCCTCTGGCTTCAAAGAGTGGATACTTAAAGAGAAAGCTAAAGGATACACATGAGGTTGAGCTGCCAGAGAATTTCCCTGGAGGGCCAGAAACCTTTGAGATGATTGCATTGTTTATTTATGGAACCTCAACACTGATTGACCCTTTTAATGTGGCGGCTCTGCGCTGTGCAGCTGAGTTTCTTGAGATGACTGAGGACTATTGTACAGGAAACCTCTGTGAGAGGTTGGATCTATATCTGAATCAAGTTGTGCTGCAAAGTTGGGATGACACACTGATTTCACTCCAAAGGTGCCAGATTCTGCTTCCTTGGTCTGAAGATCTGCTTATAGTGAGTCGCTGCATCGAGGCTCTGGCCTTTATGGCATGCATGGAGATTCTTGACCCTGAAAGAAGGCGTGACACGCCGGTTGTCACGTTGGATGAATTGGCCTCACAATCCTGGAGCTGTGAGATTGTGAGCCAACAAGATCTATGGATGAAGGATCTGATTGCATTGCCTTTTGATTTCTTCAAAAGGGTCATTGGATCTTTGAGGAGACAAGGGATGAAGGAGAAGTATGTGAGTCCAATCCTTGTTTTCTATGCAAATAAATGGTTGCTATCTAACAAGTCACTTCCATTTTCTGGTGAGAAAAGTAGTGATGATAATGACATTAACAGAACTTCAATGATTCTACAAGGCATCATTGATCTTCTTCCAATGGGGGATAAAGCTAGCAAAGTGATTCCAGTTGGTTTCTATTTTGCTTTGCTTTCAAGAtctcttgaatatggtttgagGAATGGAAGTAAGGCAAAGTTGCAATCACAGATTACAGCATTGTTGCACTTTGCACAAGTTGAGGATTTTCTTGTTCCTGAAAGTGGAACAACAGCAATGTCCTCTAGTATTGAGTTGGCAACAATGGAAAACATGGTTTCAGCATATGTAGCAGCATCTAATTCACACATGAACCGTCCTCCAGATGCTAGAAATTTCGCAGTTGCAGAACTTTGGGATGCATATCTGTCTAATGTAGCTCCAGATCCTGAAATGGATCCTAAGAGATTCATGGAACTCATTGAAAGGGTGCCACCTTCTTATAGACAGAACCATTACCAACTCTATAGAGCAATCAACACCTTTCTCAAG ACGCATCCGGATACATCCCAAGATGATAAGGGATTGGTGTGCAAGTACCTTGATTGCCAGAGGCTATCACAAGAGGCATGCATTGAAGCAGTTCAGAATGAACTGATGCCGCTTCGCCTAATTGTGCAAGCTCTATTTGTTCAGCAACTCAACACACACAGAGCCTTCAAAGAATGTTCAGATTCGTTCCGGTATGCGCAGTGTGGAGACTTATCTGGAAGCCTATCAAGCCAGAATCTTGTGGAAAGCCCTTACACAGATGGACCAGAATTGCATAGCAGCAGGCCTTTGAGCATTGTGATGAGGAATTTCAAGTTCTCAACTGCTGAATATGAGTCCACAAGCTTCAGGATCCAGAACCTTGAACAAGAACTCATGTCATTGAAGAGAAGCCTTCAGCTGCACAACATTGTAACAACAAAGAAAGCTGAAGAAACATCACAGAAGTTGAAGCCATGTGGGTTGGAAACAAGATCATTCAGCAAGAAAAGGAACCATATTGGACAAGCAACTAGTTGCATCGGTTCTTTAAACTTTGCTTCACAGAGAAGGTATGCTAGCCGGTTGCTGAAGCTATTTCGCCGCATAACTTTGTTTGGAACTCGGAAGCTCAAGAAAAAACCAGGGAATTCCTAA
- the LOC112701719 gene encoding heterogeneous nuclear ribonucleoprotein 1, which translates to MQSDNGKLFIGGISWDTNEERLREYFGTYGEVVEAVIMKDRTTGRARGFGFVVFSDPAVADLVIKEKHNIDGRMVEAKKAVPRDDQNILSRNSGSVHGSPGPGRTRKIFVGGLASTVTESDFKKYFDQFGTITDVVVMYDHNTQRPRGFGFITYDSEEAVDKVLFKNFHELNGKMVEVKRAVPKELSPGPNRSPLPGFNYGLSRVNNFLNGFTQGYTPSAVGGYGLQVDGRFSPVASARTGFAPFGSGYGMSMNFEPSLGAGFGRSANFNSNLSYGRGLNPPYIGSSNRLGSPMGYDSGNGGSNSFFSSATRNLWGNGGLSYGTGSANSSAYVGSGSGSVGGNAFGNAGVNWGTSAVSAQGGGNNVLQNSGNLGYGGGDNTYNLGTGGYGRSSGSAIAPTSSYTASNGAVDGAFADFYNNNNSVYGDATWRSSNSERDGSGPFSYGLGGSATDVSGKSSPGYVGGYTINKRQPNRGIAT; encoded by the exons ATGCAATCAGATAATGGCAAGTTATTCATTGGGGGGATATCATGGGACACGAATGAAGAGCGACTCAGAGAGTATTTCGGTACTTATGGGGAGGTTGTGGAAGCAGTGATAATGAAGGATCGCACCACCGGTCGAGCCCGTGGATTTGGTTTTGTTGTTTTTTCTGACCCAGCTGTGGCAGACTTAGTCATAAAAGAGAAGCACAATATAGATGGAAGGATG GTGGAGGCAAAGAAGGCTGTTCCCAGGGATGATCAGAATATACTGAGTAGAAACAGTGGCAGCGTCCATGGTTCTCCCGGTCCAGGTCGCACAAGAAAGATATTTGTTGGAGGTTTAGCATCTACGGTGACAGAGAGCGATTTCAAGAAGTACTTTGATCAGTTTGGGACTATAACGGATGTTGTAGTAATGTATGATCACAACACTCAAAGGCCAAGAGGCTTTGGATTTATCACTTATGATTCTGAGGAGGCTGTTGACAAGGTTTTGTTTAAGAATTTCCATGAATTGAATGGTAAAATGGTTGAAGTGAAGCGAGCAGTACCTAAGGAGTTATCGCCAGGACCGAATCGCAGCCCACTTCCTGGATTCAACTATGGTCTGAGTAGGGTCAATAACTTCTTAAATGGATTCACTCAGGGATATACTCCAAGTGCTGTTGGAGGCTATGGACTTCAGGTGGACGGTAGATTCAGTCCAGTTGCGAGTGCTCGAACTGGATTTGCTCCATTTGGATCTGGTTATGGAATGAGCATGAATTTTGAACCTAGTTTGGGTGCTGGATTTGGGAGGAGTGCAAATTTCAATAGTAATCTTAGCTATGGTCGGGGTTTAAATCCTCCTTACATTGGCAGCTCCAATAGGCTTGGAAGCCCTATGGGGTATGACAGTGGTAATGGAGGAAGCAATTCTTTTTTCAGCTCCGCTACACGGAATTTGTGGGGGAATGGTGGCCTTAGTTATGGAACTGGTTCTGCAAATTCCAGTGCATACGTTGGATCCGGGAGTGGAAGCGTTGGAGGAAACGCCTTTGGCAATGCTGGTGTCAACTGGGGTACTTCAGCGGTTTCTGCGCAAGGCGGTGGTAACAATGTGCTACAGAATAGTGGCAACCTTGGTTATGGAGGTGGTGACAACACTTATAATTTGGGGACTGGTGGGTATGGAAGAAGCAGTGGTTCTGCTATTGCCCCAACATCTTCATACACTGCTTCAAATGGCGCCGTTGATGGTGCTTTTGCTGatttttacaataataataattcggTTTATGGGGACGCCACATGGCGTTCTTCAAATTCCGAGCGAGATGGATCTGGTCCCTTCAGTTATGGACTTGGTGGTTCGGCTACAGATGTTTCAGGAAAAAGTTCTCCGGGTTATGTTGGTGGTTATACTATTAATAAGAGGCAGCCAAATAGGG GAATTGCTACATAG